A window of Ipomoea triloba cultivar NCNSP0323 chromosome 2, ASM357664v1 contains these coding sequences:
- the LOC116010396 gene encoding protein FAR1-RELATED SEQUENCE 2-like isoform X6: MLDNFMLMQGETPGFYYAVDFDKEKRMRNVCWVDAKGRHDYGYFSDVIFFDTTYIRKKYKVPLLPIVGVNHNFQLLLLGCGLIGDETSSTYIWLMRTWLRAVGGQSPKVVITDDNNSLQEAIDDVFPDARHCFCLWHVMEKISHHLSHKMHNFEVFLRKFNKCVYQPWSEECFEKSWSDKIVDAFELRGEECMGFLFESRKKWVPAYMRGTFLGGLCTVERSEGISSFFDNYIHKETTFKEFIDHYKTFLHDCYEEETKADFETKYKQPTIKSVFPYEKQMSTVYTHAVFKKFQSEVHGMGSCDVQKEGEGGKTMLYRVDDSEMQQKFIVAWIERQSSVYCSCHSFEYRGFLCRHAMKVLQIYGISSIPPQYVLKRWTKEAKVREITSRQPSSPHYRVQRLNDLCKLAVKLGEAGSLSLESYNIVLYALEEVMEHCVGENNSARSSLENNTLSTQNLPCIDIEKQGSGTAKRLKKKQLPKKHKVQSVTEEISSGIQDSNQQESSNPREQTLESSYVAILDMQGMELGSRTPVTDGYYSTQQSIQGLGQLASLPMLREGYYYNQGMQGILQGNLNSIATRLSHYPIHSFQGMLQGQLGFRAAPMHGGFEIQDGLPDIDNSINSAGKQDKNFSSHDCRAQ, translated from the exons ATGCTTGATAATTTCATGCTTATGCAAGGGGAGACTCCAGGATTCTACTATGCTGTAGACTTTGACAAGGAAAAACGTATGAGAAATGTGTGTTGGGTTGATGCAAAAGGCAGGCATGATTATGGGTATTTTTCTGATGTAATTTTCTTTGACACTACATATATTAGAAAGAAGTACAAGGTACCGCTTTTACCTATTGTTGGGGTTAATCATAACTTCCAATTATTGTTGCTCGGTTGTGGTTTGATTGGGGATGAGACTTCATCAACTTACATTTGGTTAATGCGCACGTGGCTTAGAGCAGTGGGTGGCCAAAGTCCTAAAGTAGTCATCACTGATGACAACAACTCCCTACAAGAGGCTATAGATGATGTCTTTCCAGATGCACgccattgtttttgtttgtggCATGTAATGGAGAAAATTTCACATCACCTAAGTCATAAAATGCATAATTTTGAAGTTTTTCTAAGGAAGTTTAACAAATGTGTATATCAACCATGGTCAGAGGAATGTTTTGAAAAGAGTTGGTCGGACAAGATTGTTGATGCATTTGAACTCAGGGGAGAGGAATGCATGGGGTTTCTATTTGAAAGCCGTAAAAAATGGGTTCCAGCTTACATGAGGGGTACTTTTCTGGGAGGACTCTGCACAGTTGAGCGCTCTGAAGGTATTTCCTCTTTCTTTGACAACTATATTCACAAGGAAACTACATTCAAGGAGTTCATTGATCATTACAAAACATTTTTGCATGACTGTTATGAAGAGGAAACCAAGGCAGATTTTGAAACTAAATATAAGCAACCTACAATAAAATCTGTCTTCCCTTATGAGAAACAAATGTCTACTGTCTATACACACGCAGTGTTCAAAAAATTTCAATCTGAGGTTCATGGAATGGGTAGCTGTGATGTTCAGAAGGAAGGTGAAGGTGGAAAAACAATGTTATACAGGGTTGATGATTCTGAAATGCAGCAGAAGTTCATAGTAGCTTGGATTGAAAGACAATCCAGTGTCTATTGTTCATGTCATTCGTTTGAATATAGAGGTTTTCTTTGTAGACATGCAATGAAAGTTCTTCAAATATATGGGATTTCCAGCATCCCACCTCAGTATGTATTGAAACGGTGGACCAAAGAGGCAAAGGTTAGGGAGATAACATCTAGACAACCTAGCAGTCCCCATTACAGGGTTCAGCGACTTAATGATCTTTGTAAACTCGCTGTTAAATTGGGAGAAGCAGGTTCTTTATCCTTGGAAAGCTATAACATTGTCCTATATGCACTAGAAGAAGTGATGGAACATTGTGTTGGTGAGAATAACTCTGCTAGAAGTTCTTTAGAAAACAATACATTGTCAACACAAAATCTTCCGTGTATTGACATAGAGAAGCAGGGTAGTGGTACAGCAAAGCgattaaagaaaaaacaattgcCTAAGAAGCACAAG GTACAATCTGTTACTGAAGAAATATCTAGTGGGATCCAAGACAGCAACCAACAG GAGTCATCAAACCCAAGAGAACAAACCCTTGAAAGTTCCTATGTTGCTATCCTAGACATGCAAGGGATG GAGTTAGGCTCCAGAACTCCAGTTACTGATGGCTACTATTCTACTCAACAGAGCATTCAAGGACTG GGGCAACTGGCTTCTCTGCCTATGCTACGGGAAGGCTATTACTACAATCAGGGCATGCAGGGAATTCTG CAGGGAAATTTGAATTCAATAGCTACACGTTTGAGTCATTATCCCATCCACAGCTTTCAAGGAATG TTGCAGGGACAGCTTGGCTTTAGAGCAGCACCCATGCATGGTGGTTTTGAGATTCAGGATGGCTTGCCAGATATA GACAATTCTATAAATTCTGCTGGAAAACAAGATAAGAATTTTTCAAG CCATGACTGCCGTGCCCAGTGA
- the LOC116010396 gene encoding protein FAR1-RELATED SEQUENCE 2-like isoform X5, which yields MDDDSISLADKGIISYEPRKDLEFETKEAAYSFYREYARSVGFGITIKASRRSKKSGKFIDVKIVCSRFGTKRDSDKAVNSRSCPKTDCKAGMHIKRKQDGKWYIYSFVKEHNHEICPDDFYYAIRGRIKQSINAVHQKKGLQLALDGEDIQAMLDNFMLMQGETPGFYYAVDFDKEKRMRNVCWVDAKGRHDYGYFSDVIFFDTTYIRKKYKVPLLPIVGVNHNFQLLLLGCGLIGDETSSTYIWLMRTWLRAVGGQSPKVVITDDNNSLQEAIDDVFPDARHCFCLWHVMEKISHHLSHKMHNFEVFLRKFNKCVYQPWSEECFEKSWSDKIVDAFELRGEECMGFLFESRKKWVPAYMRGTFLGGLCTVERSEGISSFFDNYIHKETTFKEFIDHYKTFLHDCYEEETKADFETKYKQPTIKSVFPYEKQMSTVYTHAVFKKFQSEVHGMGSCDVQKEGEGGKTMLYRVDDSEMQQKFIVAWIERQSSVYCSCHSFEYRGFLCRHAMKVLQIYGISSIPPQYVLKRWTKEAKVREITSRQPSSPHYRVQRLNDLCKLAVKLGEAGSLSLESYNIVLYALEEVMEHCVGENNSARSSLENNTLSTQNLPCIDIEKQGSGTAKRLKKKQLPKKHKVQSVTEEISSGIQDSNQQESSNPREQTLESSYVAILDMQGMELGSRTPVTDGYYSTQQSIQGLGQLASLPMLREGYYYNQGMQGILQGNLNSIATRLSHYPIHSFQGMLQGQLGFRAAPMHGGFEIQDGLPDIDNSINSAGKQDKNFSSHDCRAQ from the exons ATGGATGATGACAGTATCAGCCTTGCAGATAAGGGTATAATTAGTTATGAGCCTCGGAAGGATCTGGAATTTGAAACGAAGGAGGCAGCATATTCATTCTACAGGGAATATGCAAGGTCAGTGGGATTTGGCATTACGATAAAAGCCAGTCGCCGGTCAAAAAAGTCTGGGAAGTTCATTGATGTGAAGATTGTGTGTTCTAGGTTTGGGACTAAACGTGACTCAGATAAGGCGGTTAACTCCCGGTCATGTCCTAAGACAGATTGCAAGGCAGGTATGCATATAAAGAGAAAGCAGGATGGGAAATGGTATATATACAGTTTTGTAAAGGAGCATAATCATGAAATTTGCCCTGATGATTTCTATTATGCTATCAGGGGAAGGATCAAGCAGTCCATCAATGCTGTGCACCAGAAGAAAGGATTGCAGTTGGCGTTGGATGGAGAAGACATACAGGCAATGCTTGATAATTTCATGCTTATGCAAGGGGAGACTCCAGGATTCTACTATGCTGTAGACTTTGACAAGGAAAAACGTATGAGAAATGTGTGTTGGGTTGATGCAAAAGGCAGGCATGATTATGGGTATTTTTCTGATGTAATTTTCTTTGACACTACATATATTAGAAAGAAGTACAAGGTACCGCTTTTACCTATTGTTGGGGTTAATCATAACTTCCAATTATTGTTGCTCGGTTGTGGTTTGATTGGGGATGAGACTTCATCAACTTACATTTGGTTAATGCGCACGTGGCTTAGAGCAGTGGGTGGCCAAAGTCCTAAAGTAGTCATCACTGATGACAACAACTCCCTACAAGAGGCTATAGATGATGTCTTTCCAGATGCACgccattgtttttgtttgtggCATGTAATGGAGAAAATTTCACATCACCTAAGTCATAAAATGCATAATTTTGAAGTTTTTCTAAGGAAGTTTAACAAATGTGTATATCAACCATGGTCAGAGGAATGTTTTGAAAAGAGTTGGTCGGACAAGATTGTTGATGCATTTGAACTCAGGGGAGAGGAATGCATGGGGTTTCTATTTGAAAGCCGTAAAAAATGGGTTCCAGCTTACATGAGGGGTACTTTTCTGGGAGGACTCTGCACAGTTGAGCGCTCTGAAGGTATTTCCTCTTTCTTTGACAACTATATTCACAAGGAAACTACATTCAAGGAGTTCATTGATCATTACAAAACATTTTTGCATGACTGTTATGAAGAGGAAACCAAGGCAGATTTTGAAACTAAATATAAGCAACCTACAATAAAATCTGTCTTCCCTTATGAGAAACAAATGTCTACTGTCTATACACACGCAGTGTTCAAAAAATTTCAATCTGAGGTTCATGGAATGGGTAGCTGTGATGTTCAGAAGGAAGGTGAAGGTGGAAAAACAATGTTATACAGGGTTGATGATTCTGAAATGCAGCAGAAGTTCATAGTAGCTTGGATTGAAAGACAATCCAGTGTCTATTGTTCATGTCATTCGTTTGAATATAGAGGTTTTCTTTGTAGACATGCAATGAAAGTTCTTCAAATATATGGGATTTCCAGCATCCCACCTCAGTATGTATTGAAACGGTGGACCAAAGAGGCAAAGGTTAGGGAGATAACATCTAGACAACCTAGCAGTCCCCATTACAGGGTTCAGCGACTTAATGATCTTTGTAAACTCGCTGTTAAATTGGGAGAAGCAGGTTCTTTATCCTTGGAAAGCTATAACATTGTCCTATATGCACTAGAAGAAGTGATGGAACATTGTGTTGGTGAGAATAACTCTGCTAGAAGTTCTTTAGAAAACAATACATTGTCAACACAAAATCTTCCGTGTATTGACATAGAGAAGCAGGGTAGTGGTACAGCAAAGCgattaaagaaaaaacaattgcCTAAGAAGCACAAG GTACAATCTGTTACTGAAGAAATATCTAGTGGGATCCAAGACAGCAACCAACAG GAGTCATCAAACCCAAGAGAACAAACCCTTGAAAGTTCCTATGTTGCTATCCTAGACATGCAAGGGATG GAGTTAGGCTCCAGAACTCCAGTTACTGATGGCTACTATTCTACTCAACAGAGCATTCAAGGACTG GGGCAACTGGCTTCTCTGCCTATGCTACGGGAAGGCTATTACTACAATCAGGGCATGCAGGGAATTCTG CAGGGAAATTTGAATTCAATAGCTACACGTTTGAGTCATTATCCCATCCACAGCTTTCAAGGAATG TTGCAGGGACAGCTTGGCTTTAGAGCAGCACCCATGCATGGTGGTTTTGAGATTCAGGATGGCTTGCCAGATATA GACAATTCTATAAATTCTGCTGGAAAACAAGATAAGAATTTTTCAAG CCATGACTGCCGTGCCCAGTGA